A segment of the Cystobacter fuscus DSM 2262 genome:
CGAGCCTTCCGCGCGCAGGTCGGGATGCCTCCGCACGCGTACCTCACGCATCTCCGCGTCGCCCGTGCGAAGGAGTTGCTCACCCGCGGCGTGAGGCCCTCCGAGCTCGCGCCATTGGTCGGCTTCTACGACCAGGCGCAGCTGACGCGGCACTTCCGGCGGCTCGTGGGGACGACGCCCGCGCGGTACGTGAAGTCTCCGGGTGACCCGCGGTTCCGCGGCGTGCTTCGGCCTTCTCCTCAGCCGTAGACGTCCACGCCGCCTTGAGCCGCGGGTAGGTCGCGGCGAGTGCAGGTGTTGAGCATGAAGTCACGAAACGCGCGAATCCTGCTGGGGACCAGCGGAGTGGCCGGGTGCAGCAGGTACAAGGACAGCCCGAGGTCCACGTCCTGGTCGGGCAGGACCCGGACGAGACTTCCCTGAGAAAGTCCGGCATCGGCCATGGCGAGGGGCAGCAGGGCGATTCCCGCCCCCGCCAACGCCAGGGAGCAGAGAAACGCACCATCCTCGGCCACCACGCTCGGCGTGAGGTGGAGGCCCAGCGCGCTGGTGTCGTGACGCATCATCAGGACATGATGGGCCGTGAGGTCCGTCAACTGGCGCGGATTCCCCGCCCGGGTGAGGTACGCCGGAGCGGCGACAAAGCCCAGCCGCACGTCGAACAGCCGGTGGGCGATCAGCGAGGAGTCGCGCGGCGCCGGGCTCAATCGCAGCGCGATGTCCAGTTGATGGGCAGCGAAATCCAGCTCCTGGTCGGTCAACAGCAGTTCCAGCGACACCTCCGGATGGGTCTCGCCAAAGCGCGCGAACGCCGGGGCGAGCAGTGTGTTGGCGATGTCAGGCGGCGCGGTGAGGCGGATCCGCCCCCGCGGGTGCCCTCGTGCCTCGTGGAGCGCGCTCGTCGCGTTGTCGAGCAACTCGAGTGCCTGCCCGACGCGCCTCCGGTAGAGGACGCCATCCTCCGTGGGCTGCACGAGCCGCGGGCTGCGACGGACCAGGGCCACCTGGAGGTGTGATTCCAGGCGGGCGAGTCTTCGGCTCACCGAGCCCTTGGTCTCGCCGAGCAGTCGCGCCGCGGCGGTGAGTGAGCCGTGATCCACGACCAGACAAAAGGCCTGCAGGTCACGCAGGTCCGCTGAAGAGGTTGCCGGGAGGACAACCTTGGGTTGCGTTTTCTCTGTCTTGTTAATCATTGGGGGGCACGGTACCTGAATCATCCAGGAGGCTCTCGATGAGCACGAAGACGAACAGCATGACGCGCCGGGGTCTGCTCGGCGCGATGGGTCTGGCGGTGGTGGCGCTTCCCCTTCCCCACGTCCTGGCGTGGGCG
Coding sequences within it:
- a CDS encoding LysR family transcriptional regulator, whose amino-acid sequence is MIQVPCPPMINKTEKTQPKVVLPATSSADLRDLQAFCLVVDHGSLTAAARLLGETKGSVSRRLARLESHLQVALVRRSPRLVQPTEDGVLYRRRVGQALELLDNATSALHEARGHPRGRIRLTAPPDIANTLLAPAFARFGETHPEVSLELLLTDQELDFAAHQLDIALRLSPAPRDSSLIAHRLFDVRLGFVAAPAYLTRAGNPRQLTDLTAHHVLMMRHDTSALGLHLTPSVVAEDGAFLCSLALAGAGIALLPLAMADAGLSQGSLVRVLPDQDVDLGLSLYLLHPATPLVPSRIRAFRDFMLNTCTRRDLPAAQGGVDVYG